A stretch of the Mesorhizobium sp. Pch-S genome encodes the following:
- a CDS encoding ABC transporter permease — MKRFLKIYLDKPELAGLALLVILLVVFQIKSNGILLSVENIRGVMGLLPEMALVAIGVTILMICGEFDLSVGSVFALMPMSIAVMLNAGVPFPLALLIGLAICALIGFINGYITLQFAIPSFITTLGMLFIARSLTIVISGGFPPLLPDNLPTWLFTDYIWQGAILRMSFVWFVVIAAIAAALLSLTNFGNWIRATGGFNEAAASMGIPVKRVKIICFMLCSMLAGFAGLLQVLRLGSPLPSIGEGLELQAVAAAVIGGTALAGGIGTVFGAIIGTLLIRTIDNGLVLSRVDANWFKFAIGLLTMFAVIANAWMARISRKIKVEAHK; from the coding sequence GTTTTCCAGATCAAGTCGAACGGCATCCTGTTGTCCGTGGAGAACATCCGCGGCGTCATGGGACTTCTGCCGGAGATGGCACTGGTGGCGATCGGCGTCACCATTCTGATGATCTGCGGCGAGTTCGATCTTTCCGTCGGGTCGGTCTTCGCGCTGATGCCGATGAGCATCGCCGTGATGCTGAATGCCGGAGTTCCGTTTCCGCTCGCCTTGCTGATCGGCCTGGCGATCTGCGCCCTGATCGGGTTCATCAACGGTTACATCACGCTGCAGTTTGCGATACCCAGCTTCATCACCACACTGGGCATGCTGTTCATCGCCCGCTCGCTCACCATCGTCATCTCCGGCGGTTTTCCGCCGTTGCTGCCCGACAACCTGCCGACCTGGTTGTTTACCGACTACATCTGGCAGGGGGCGATCCTGCGCATGTCCTTTGTCTGGTTCGTGGTTATAGCGGCCATTGCCGCGGCACTGCTGTCGCTCACCAACTTCGGTAACTGGATCCGCGCCACCGGCGGTTTCAACGAGGCGGCCGCTTCCATGGGCATTCCGGTCAAGCGCGTGAAGATCATTTGCTTCATGCTGTGTTCGATGCTGGCGGGCTTTGCCGGCCTGCTGCAGGTGCTGCGCCTCGGCTCGCCCTTGCCGTCGATTGGCGAGGGGCTGGAGCTGCAGGCCGTGGCAGCCGCAGTCATCGGCGGTACCGCACTTGCCGGCGGCATCGGCACAGTGTTTGGCGCCATCATCGGTACGCTGCTCATCCGCACGATCGACAACGGCCTGGTCCTGTCGCGCGTCGACGCCAACTGGTTCAAGTTCGCGATCGGCCTGCTCACCATGTTCGCCGTCATCGCCAATGCCTGGATGGCCAGGATCTCACGCAAGATCAAGGTGGAGGCGCACAAATGA